In Cicer arietinum cultivar CDC Frontier isolate Library 1 chromosome 7, Cicar.CDCFrontier_v2.0, whole genome shotgun sequence, the genomic window NNNNNNNNNNNNNNNNNNNNNNNNNNNNNNNNNNNNNNNNNNNNNNNNNNNNNNNNNNNNNNNNNNNNNNNNNNNNNNNNNNNNNNNNNNNNNNNNNNNNNNNNNNNNNNNNNNNNNNNNNNNNNNNNNNNNNNNNNNNNNNNNNNNNNNNNNNNNNNNNNNNNNNNNNNNNNNNNNNNNNNNNNNNNNNNtatatatatatatatatatatatatattttgtcacAACAGTTAAAATTTAGTTTCAAATCAATGCTAGAAATTATTGAAATAACGAGGGAATGGGTATTCAAAACAAAAGTCACTAAATGGCAGCATCCCATTAACTCTACCGAAATGAGatgagaaaatgaattttataatcCAAGTTACcgaaaataaatgataaataagatcataaattttataaaattataataattaaatattatttttcaaaaatatcagaaaaataaaatttagttttttaagaattttcttaatcataatagttgattgaatattttttatgataaactttaaaaaattaatataatatttataaacaatgaaaatgttttttttatgaagtaatatttttttaaatacaaaaatttacaaataattttttaatttataaaaataatcgttaatttattaatttaaaaaaaaatatatcaaaacatttcaatttacaaatatattgGAGAAACCtccaataaaataaactaaattatcatatacatattattatttttttacaattatctTATACATGTATATTCATCGAACCAACCGTGCACGCAAGGGTGCCAACTTCCTCTTATTATGACTACCGGCAAATGTCTGTGTGCTTGTTCATGTTTAGTGTGAGATGACATGCATTTGTTTACGCCATTGACGTAAAATTAAAGGTATAATAAACACCACAATATATTCTAAAACAAACGATCATTTTATATggaaaagttataaaataaatctcatTTGTTAGGTTAGTCtcagatttattattattattattattattattattattattattattattattattattattttacaagCAAATGTTAGTAAATTAGTTATTAGTCTTTCTAAAGTGTAAACTcggaattttatttttacaaattaattattattttaatactaaTTTGTGTTTGGTTTTCTTTTTTCACTAACTTAACGGGCCAAATTTGCTTAATAAcgccaaaaaaagaaaaatttaaattttgttcacGTTCATTGTGAGGTGATCAATCTTTATATATAGTTGCATATTTTACAAGGTTTGTCATCATTATAAACTTATAACGTATGTTAAAAAACGTGTTATCTCCACTTACATCATTTATAAAGTTCAGCACCTTCATTTTATGAATTGAACAAAAGTGAAGAAAGTTTTCATATCATGGCCAAAATGAGTGCTGCTTGCATAGTTTTACCATCCctattcattttcatttttatcttctttGTTTCAACAACATGTTGCTCTCAAGAAGAGCGATCGATATACTTGGTTTTATTGAGAGGAGATCCAATTGCATTTCATGAAGATTCACAAAATGAAGATTCATCAAGGATTCACGTCAGCAGGTTTCAATAATATAACTAGAAATTTAATATATTCCCTCCCCACCTCATAACAATCCCTCTcctattacaaaaaataaatataattatctgaacaaaataaaacaacataaatCTCTAACTCTAACGTTAAAATATagagatttattttattttatttcatttatatataagattaaatatatttttaatttttataaaatttaatttttatttttatctttatagttttttttatcgaTTTTCAGTATCtgtaatatttttgtcaataatttaattctttataaaattaaaataaatcgaggcttttttaaaatgttactaaatTTTATAGATATACTTTATGTATTATGATAGAagtttctaaataaaaaattcaaaattcaatatttatgaaaaatatatatttaatcaattttttttaccaaaaggatatttatgaaaatatcaaatatagCTTGTTTTTTAAATCAACATTAACATATAAGTTAACTGACATCTTCAATTACATTAACTTTTCTATATTTACATttgaagtaattttttaaaataaataaaattttggattCAATTGTGTTGTAAATGACCTTTAAGTGAATGATTTAATTGGTATAcatagtaaataaaaatattttatttcatctttatgactaaaactatattttattttgtcacttaatcacattaaaaatatttgactttaatcataatattttaatagctgacttaaaaaaatattttaaaaaattaacataaaattgtAGTAATATTTACCATAACCGTACATTAAAATCTTAAATGAATACactcaactttttattttatttgaaagaaaatacaCTCAACTCAACATTTAgttaaacataatttaatacTAGTATGATTTTTGAATAGTttaacatacaaattaaaaatgcaCTCAATTAGTTATTTTTAAGTCCAAGTTCACTCAATTAGTTATTTTTAAGTCCAAATTTACCGATATTTTTACGTTGGACGATATGTTTCaagttcaaaatattatatctcgaattcaaattcaaaattttacaaTTGTTTGAATTAACTATAATGCTATTTAACATCtcttataagaagaaaaaaaatatgcacTCAGAtttgcacaaaaaaaaaaatgcactcaGGAATTTGGCTATGATAGTTGCAATCTCGTTTAAAAAgctttgtattattatttttttgatgaaAAATCTTGTAGTATGATTGTACATAGAAATGCGGAAATAATTCTCATGTCTTCTTTGATTCACCAACGAAAACCATATAAAGTGCCATACATTTATTCTGAAAAATGAAGATTCTAACTTCAATTTTGAAACACTATGAAAGAAACTCTAGTATGCTTATATATGATATAGATTTCCTATCTTAATttgctttatttattttttatttattcattatgtTTATGGCTTATTAAATAGGAAAGCCTTGATTAAGGCACATGAAAAGCACTTATTGGCATATCATGATATGCTTCTACAAACCACTTTAGAGAATGGAAGTTACAATAAACTCCACAGTTTCAAATACATAATCAATGGATTCTCTGTCCACACAACTCCTTCCCAGGTACtccatttattattttaaaacgaATAGTAAGTACATCTACATGCACATGCACAAAAGTTATAGAATCCATTACCAAAAATTTCAGGCGAAAAAACTGAGAGGTACTCCTGGAGTAAAGTTGGTAGAGAAAGATAGAGGAGTGAAAATGATGACAACATACACACCTGAATTTCTTCATTTACCAAAGGGTATATGGGCACAAGAAGGAGGAGAAGAAAATGCAGGTGATGGAATTGTTATTGGTGTTATTGATAGTGGAATCAATCCACATCATCCAAGCTTTGCTTATCAATCTTTCAAATCAAATCTCTCTCACTTTTCTGGTGCTTGTGAGACTGGTCCAAATTTTCCACCTGGTTCTTGCAATGGAAAGATAGTTTCAGCTAAGTATTTTTCAGCTGGAGCTGAAGCTATGGCTACACTTAATGCTTCTGTTGATTTTTTGTCACCTTTTGATGCTGATGGACATGGCAGGTAATTTTGGTGctatcaaattttgtttttcttctgtATGTTGGACGTGTAATAGTAATTGGGACTTGCTTTCTTTtgtttcattgattttagtcatGTTGCATCTATTGCTGCTGGAAATGCTGGTGTTCCTGTTGTAGTTAACGGTTTTTTCTACGGGCGAGCCAGCGGAATGGCGCCGCGTGCAAGGTGAGATTGATCTTTACCAGTAATTCCTTTGTGTGTtggaatatttatatttatatctatatctatatacTATCTATTCCCTGCACCTTGTGACAGATTTAagattaatttgtaaaaaaattgttgtCTTTGAAGGATTGCTGTTTATAAGGCTATCTACCCATCTGTGGGAACTCTAGCAGATGTTGTTGCAGCTATAGATCAAGTAAGTCTATACTATTCTCAACTTGTGATTAGATTCATCAAGCAACtcaaataacaacataaaattgAACTAGCAaagaaaattagataaaaaaaaaattgtcgaCACAATTAGAgataaatttcttatttttatgatcATTTCTTTGTTGAACCACAAACGGAAGAATTAAGGAATAATTGAGGATtgattatttgatttgtgcagGCTGTCCTAGATGGAGTAGATATCATATCACTCTCTGTGggaccaaatgaaccaacagaaGATACATTGACATTTCTCAACATGTTTGATATTTCATTATTGTTTGCAAGAAAAGCAGGAGTTTTTGTGGTGCAAGCTGCAGGGAATAAGGGTCCAACATCTTCAACTGTAGTGTCATTCAGTCCTTGGAGTGTTGGTGTTGCTGCTTGCAACACAAACAGAAGATATCGTGCTTCAATTCTTCTTTTAAATGGACAAATAGTAGATGGTGTTGGACTATCAGGTAATTATCGCTATCCTTCaccaatattttttatgttatacaCAGAACTAAACATCATGTTGGTCCAAACAAATACAGTGGCTTCCTATTTTAGTcatgcaaaatatttttttctcttgtttCCTAACATTTATTGGATGACTCCTTGTTGGTTTAAATTGCGGTTGCGCTTACGCTGTGTAGTGTCATATTGCAAGAAAAATGTTACGGAGATCTCTAAAATTGTTATAATGCGATCGCAATTGCAGTTGTTGACCACAATTAAGAACCATgtttataacaaaaatacatCTTACTATTAGCATGATTAATAGTGCATATTAACACTATTAAATGGAGATTGATAGGAAAGAATAGAGACACTGAAAATGGTAGGGATGAACAAGaagaaaattccaaaaaaattagaaaacatACTTAAGGCTTATATATATTCTCAACatatattttgtgtatttttagCTTCCAAATGGTTTACACACTCATATTGCTTGAGATTCTCAACATTACAGGACCAAGTTTTGGAAATGGGACAGTTTTTCATAAGCTCGTATTAGCTAAGGATGCAGTAAAAACAAATGGAACATTTCCAAATACTCCAGAGTACATAGAAGAGTGCCAACATCCAGAAGCTTTGGACCCTACTAAAGTGTTTGGAAGTGTCATTATCTGCAACTTCTCAGAGGGCTTCTCTAATGGCACATCAACTCTCGATGCCATTATTGCCACTGCCAAGGCTCTAAGATTTGAGGGTTTTATTCTGACTGCAAATCCAAACTATGGTGATTATATTGCAGAGCCAATTCCCTTTGCTATTTCTAGTATCTTGATTCCTTCTGTAGCTGATTCCAAGGTACAAAAAATAGTACATGTCATttatatatctattttatttgaaCTGAAATCTGTACAATTAGATAAATAGAAGGatgacttttttattaaaagataattataatTGGGGAACagtgaaattattattaatataacgTCACTAATGACTATTTTACTACTTTCCACAAGGAAAATTGAATTATGTTCCTTGAGGTTACGCCAAACTCTTTTCACTCAACTGACACCTCATGGATATATTGTAGGCTATATTGAAATATTACGAAGAATGGACAAAGAGGGATGAGAATGGAACTGTTAAAGAATTTGGTGCTGCGGCGGCCATAGGGGAAGGAAGGGTTGCCTCTTTCAAAGGGCGATCGCCAGTTGTTAGTAGATTTTCTTCAAGAGGTCCAGATTTCATTGACACAAAAAGAAGTCCTGCTGATGTACTTAAACCTGATATTCTTGCTCCAGGGCACCAAATATGGGGTGCATGGAGCCCCAATAGTGCATTACAGCCTATGCTAACAGGTACATTATCATTATCAGTTCCTTATGATTATTgcaaaaaatacaataaagtTCATCAGTTAAAAAAGTTGACACATACAGGACACAGTTTTGCATTATTATCTGGCACCAGCATGGCAGCGCCTCATGTGGCTGGAATCGCAGCATTGATCAAGCAACATAATCCATCATGGACTCCATCTATGATAGCATCTGCAATCTCCACAACCAGCACAAAGTATGATAATCTTGGCGATCCTATGATGGCTGAAGGCTTTGAGGTCAACACCTTGCATCCCTCCACTCCTTTCGAATATGGCGCTGGCATTGTGAACCCAAACCGTGCCATTCGTCCAGGCTTGGTTCTATCATCAGGTATGTATGTTACTGCGATTAGTAGAGTAGCATGCAAaacaggaagaaaaaaaatattttttacctgAATTTgcaacataaatattaatttattctgAAACAGATTATGAAGACTTCATCAGCTTCTTGTGCTCTTTGCCAAACATTGATGCGAGTACAATAACTACAGCAATTGGAGAAAATTGCAGCAGCTCATTTGACTATCCATCTAATTTAAACCTTCCATCAGTGACAATATCTGCACTGAAAGGATCGATTTGTGTGAAAAGAAGTGTGATGAATGTAGGGAACAACACAGAGACATACTTGGGCTCTGTTCTATCTCCCAATGGAACTACAGTTAACCTGAATCCAACTTGGTTTACCATAAGTCCGCTAGGAACACAAGATCTGGAAATACAAATCAATGTCACTCAACCAATGGAGGATTTTAGCTTTGGTGAAATTGTTTTGACGGGAAGTTTGGACCACATTGTAAGAATAACTCTGTCAGTTGTGCCTGTTTCAGCATAACGAAGATCGAATGTAAAAATCTCCATTCTAGCCCCTAAGAATATGTTTGAATATCTTATGCAAATATGATAAAATGGGgcaaaacaaatatagaaattaAGTTTTCACCCTATTGTTTGATTATTCTGTAATGGATCAATTTCAACATTTTGAggtaaacaaaataaaattaattacaacttTATTAGTTGTATATTTTCTCTTTGCCACCATATATGGCACTTCCCTCGCCAACAACCTTCTATTTCACTCTTTTTATTTTCCATCCCTCTCCTCCCTCTTTCATTTTCTCCTCCCCTTTACAGTACAAGCATAAAATATCCCAGTCCCCTCCCCTTCCAtaccataatttttatttatttatttattcataagaACAATTCTTGCAGAAGAATAGTTGCCGTATAAAAGACATCCattctaaaaataaatgttaagaaCCCAACGCCCAAGATGGCCTTCCATGCCAACGTAAATTATCTTTCCAGTGTCAGAAATTTGCAACACCTCATGCTCAGAAATTCATAGAGGGAGATACTTAACACAGGGTCGTCATGCTATCTATTTGGGTTTTCAGCTTTCAGCAGCAAAATATGCTGAGCATTGCCAGTGTGATGGAAACGTAAAGGAAAATCATCACTCTCTGTCAGAGATCAAACACGTGCAATCGCAAGTTATGAACTATCCAATTCAACGAGAAGGAAAAAAAGTGGGAATAATTAATAACAAGGTTACAAATTACAATGGGCAACAACAGTCAAgctaatgtaaataaataaatttgtgctGCACAAGCATTCTTTACACCTGAGATAATGTTAACAGTTCTTGCCTTAGGCCTTCTCTGTTTACAGTTACATAAATAAATCCCATGCAAAGTCACTCTAtggattaattaatttagcCAGAAGGACAAAAAAATTAGTAGGAATAATGATTAACAATGTTACAAATTAATGGGCAGTTGAAGTCAAGCTAatgtaaataaatcaaattgtCCTGCACATACATTCTTTACACCTAGGATATCTGTAAACACTTCTTCCCTTAGGCCTTGTTAGTACATGTTTAGTTTGTCTAACTGCTTTCCTCATTCTCTGTTCAAAAATACGCCATTCTATTGTAGAGTTCTTCATGAATATACTAGCAAGTCTGCGTTTATTTGGACGTATAGTTGGCATTCTTCCTCCACCATAATATATTCGATACCCTGACACCAAAGATGATAGCTGACTTCCTGAATCAGTCATTGCAAATGCATCCGATGCA contains:
- the LOC101500377 gene encoding subtilisin-like protease SBT2.4, which translates into the protein MAKMSAACIVLPSLFIFIFIFFVSTTCCSQEERSIYLVLLRGDPIAFHEDSQNEDSSRIHVSRKALIKAHEKHLLAYHDMLLQTTLENGSYNKLHSFKYIINGFSVHTTPSQAKKLRGTPGVKLVEKDRGVKMMTTYTPEFLHLPKGIWAQEGGEENAGDGIVIGVIDSGINPHHPSFAYQSFKSNLSHFSGACETGPNFPPGSCNGKIVSAKYFSAGAEAMATLNASVDFLSPFDADGHGSHVASIAAGNAGVPVVVNGFFYGRASGMAPRARIAVYKAIYPSVGTLADVVAAIDQAVLDGVDIISLSVGPNEPTEDTLTFLNMFDISLLFARKAGVFVVQAAGNKGPTSSTVVSFSPWSVGVAACNTNRRYRASILLLNGQIVDGVGLSGPSFGNGTVFHKLVLAKDAVKTNGTFPNTPEYIEECQHPEALDPTKVFGSVIICNFSEGFSNGTSTLDAIIATAKALRFEGFILTANPNYGDYIAEPIPFAISSILIPSVADSKAILKYYEEWTKRDENGTVKEFGAAAAIGEGRVASFKGRSPVVSRFSSRGPDFIDTKRSPADVLKPDILAPGHQIWGAWSPNSALQPMLTGHSFALLSGTSMAAPHVAGIAALIKQHNPSWTPSMIASAISTTSTKYDNLGDPMMAEGFEVNTLHPSTPFEYGAGIVNPNRAIRPGLVLSSDYEDFISFLCSLPNIDASTITTAIGENCSSSFDYPSNLNLPSVTISALKGSICVKRSVMNVGNNTETYLGSVLSPNGTTVNLNPTWFTISPLGTQDLEIQINVTQPMEDFSFGEIVLTGSLDHIVRITLSVVPVSA